A section of the Dehalobacter sp. DCM genome encodes:
- a CDS encoding YbaN family protein has product MKPDSAKKVILLMIGSLSLIIGVIGIILPVMPTTPFLLLSAFCYMRSSEKLYGFLINHPLFGKYIDSYMTYRAVPKTAKISALIFLWLSMSISIFFISILHVRIILGIVGIAVSIHLILLKTMDQVEINLGESDGDHCPKDSLDDKRAEETAE; this is encoded by the coding sequence ATGAAACCTGATTCAGCCAAAAAAGTAATCCTGCTTATGATTGGTTCTTTGTCTCTGATTATTGGTGTGATCGGAATCATCCTACCGGTAATGCCGACCACACCATTTCTTTTGCTCTCTGCGTTTTGTTATATGCGAAGTTCAGAAAAACTCTACGGTTTCTTAATCAATCACCCGCTGTTCGGAAAGTATATCGATAGCTACATGACCTATCGGGCGGTTCCTAAAACCGCTAAAATCAGCGCCCTGATCTTCTTATGGCTGTCAATGTCTATCTCCATTTTCTTCATTTCGATCCTGCATGTGAGGATCATTCTAGGTATTGTTGGCATCGCAGTCAGCATTCATCTTATTTTGCTGAAAACGATGGATCAGGTTGAAATTAACCTCGGTGAATCCGATGGGGATCATTGTCCAAAGGATAGTCTCGATGATAAGCGCGCAGAGGAGACCGCCGAATAA
- a CDS encoding DUF3787 domain-containing protein: protein MAENKKKETHWTIPVEKHETAAWTSKFESKKSLSNVGIPGELEVRNAKEYVDSNEK, encoded by the coding sequence GTGGCTGAAAATAAAAAGAAGGAAACCCATTGGACTATACCGGTGGAAAAGCACGAAACTGCAGCCTGGACAAGCAAATTCGAATCGAAGAAATCCTTGTCCAATGTCGGAATCCCCGGAGAGCTTGAAGTACGTAATGCCAAGGAATATGTTGACTCCAATGAAAAATAA